From the Anaerolineales bacterium genome, one window contains:
- a CDS encoding hydantoinase/oxoprolinase family protein, with the protein MRIGVDTGGTFTDFVVFDPASGGIETFKLRSTPGDPAAAILAGLERVAGVARQIVHGSTVATNAVLERKGAKLALINTVGFRDLLQIGRQNRPALYDFLADPPQPLVPRQHRLEVSERVAADGSVQTPLDATALDALVAHCQQAGIEAVAICLLFSFANPTHEQTITERFEAAGFKVSASHQILPEFREYERASTTVLNAYVSPVMSGYLNKLTAALPDDRLQVMQSNGGMAGPRLAGREAVRCILSGPAGGLVAAQALAAATGYERLLTFDMGGTSTDVALIHGQAQVSRSSQIGGLPVHVPMLAIHTVGAGGGSIAFRDAGGGLQVGPHSAGADPGPAAYGAGDLPTVTDANLLLGRIRPEHFFGGQLRLDAGRAAAAFDRLAGELGLSPQACQLGVVQIANAHMARALRVISVEKGHDPREFTLLAFGGAGGLHAADLARAMGMRRVLVPRQAATFSALGMLLAEVVKDYSRTVMWRGVAPALPGDTAPAELQAQLEGLLATARADLAAEGLPPEAQQFQPSADLRYAGQSFELNLPLGPDLLAAFHQAHQAAYGYHDPAAAVELVTLRLRAVGLTEKPVLPYFAPSNRALNDSLLGRHPVCFEQGLLETPFYAGERLGAGQRLAGPAVVVHPDTTILIGPGDTAEVDAFLNLVIAVGPA; encoded by the coding sequence ATGCGCATCGGCGTGGATACCGGCGGCACTTTCACCGACTTCGTGGTTTTCGACCCGGCCAGCGGGGGGATCGAGACGTTCAAACTGCGCTCCACACCGGGTGACCCGGCGGCGGCCATCCTGGCCGGCCTGGAGCGCGTGGCCGGGGTCGCCCGCCAGATCGTGCACGGCAGCACTGTGGCCACCAACGCCGTGCTGGAGCGCAAGGGCGCCAAATTGGCCCTGATCAACACGGTCGGATTCCGCGACCTGCTGCAGATCGGCCGCCAGAACCGCCCGGCGCTCTACGACTTCTTGGCCGACCCGCCTCAGCCGCTGGTGCCGCGCCAGCACCGCCTGGAGGTCAGCGAGCGCGTCGCCGCCGACGGCAGTGTGCAGACGCCGCTGGATGCGACGGCCCTGGATGCGCTGGTGGCACACTGCCAACAGGCGGGCATCGAGGCCGTGGCGATCTGCCTGCTTTTCTCTTTCGCCAATCCGACCCATGAGCAAACCATCACCGAGCGTTTTGAGGCGGCCGGCTTCAAGGTCTCCGCTTCGCACCAGATCCTACCTGAGTTCCGCGAATATGAACGCGCCAGCACTACGGTGCTGAATGCCTACGTCTCGCCGGTGATGAGCGGCTACCTGAACAAGCTAACCGCGGCGCTGCCGGACGACCGCTTGCAGGTGATGCAGTCCAACGGCGGCATGGCCGGCCCGCGCCTGGCCGGGCGGGAGGCGGTACGATGCATCCTCAGCGGCCCAGCGGGCGGCCTGGTGGCCGCCCAGGCCCTGGCGGCCGCAACCGGCTACGAGCGCCTGCTGACCTTTGATATGGGCGGCACCTCCACCGACGTGGCCTTGATCCACGGTCAGGCGCAGGTCAGCCGCAGCTCGCAAATTGGCGGCCTGCCGGTGCATGTGCCCATGCTGGCGATCCACACTGTGGGGGCTGGCGGCGGCTCGATCGCTTTTCGCGATGCCGGCGGCGGCCTGCAGGTGGGGCCGCACAGCGCCGGGGCTGACCCCGGGCCGGCGGCCTACGGGGCTGGCGATCTGCCCACGGTGACGGATGCCAATCTGCTGCTGGGACGCATCCGGCCTGAGCACTTTTTTGGCGGCCAACTGCGCCTAGACGCGGGCCGCGCCGCGGCGGCCTTTGACCGGCTGGCCGGCGAACTGGGCCTCAGCCCGCAGGCGTGCCAGCTGGGCGTGGTGCAGATCGCCAACGCCCACATGGCGCGCGCCTTGCGGGTGATCTCGGTGGAAAAAGGCCACGACCCGCGCGAATTCACTTTATTGGCCTTCGGCGGCGCCGGCGGCCTGCACGCGGCTGACCTGGCACGCGCCATGGGCATGCGGCGTGTACTGGTTCCGCGCCAGGCGGCGACTTTCTCCGCTCTGGGCATGCTGTTGGCCGAGGTGGTTAAGGATTACAGCCGCACGGTGATGTGGCGGGGTGTAGCACCCGCCTTGCCGGGCGATACCGCACCCGCTGAACTTCAAGCCCAGCTGGAGGGTCTGCTGGCAACCGCCCGTGCCGACCTGGCGGCCGAGGGCCTGCCGCCGGAGGCGCAGCAGTTCCAGCCCAGCGCCGACCTGCGCTATGCCGGCCAATCCTTTGAACTCAATCTGCCACTCGGCCCGGACCTGCTGGCGGCTTTCCACCAGGCTCACCAGGCGGCGTATGGCTACCATGACCCGGCCGCGGCGGTGGAGCTGGTCACCCTGCGCCTGCGGGCCGTGGGTCTGACCGAAAAACCCGTCCTGCCCTACTTTGCGCCCAGCAACCGCGCGCTGAATGACAGCCTGCTGGGCCGCCACCCTGTGTGCTTTGAGCAGGGCTTGCTGGAGACGCCCTTCTACGCAGGCGAGAGGCTGGGGGCCGGC